From the genome of Thermogutta terrifontis, one region includes:
- a CDS encoding TolC family protein, translating to MKLPRGMLTVVCGIVFAGMLGCRPQQPFFLHEDGDLSHYVDKATQIEYPDVEANSLDEVQKALPPFTISNSEVKEYWDLSLEEAARIALQNSKIIRSLNQPDVGAPRLPETTLTVAPEGTASIYDPARQETNPRTGVEAVLAEFDAQLSTRLFWQKLDTPQNVAGFVTFFRPSAFRQDLGTFQTQLSKTYATGGTFSISHNVGYEWNNATASRAWPSHWTANLQAEFRQPLLQGAGVTFNRIAGPNTIPGVYNGVLIARLETDQRLAEFEQSVSELLLDVEKAYWTLYLAYRQLDTVIAGRDAALQTWRQVRAKYEVGGRGGSAQEEAQARQQYLAFRAAVEQSLSSLYKAENNLRYLMGLAATDGRLIRPKDEPTRAKVQFDFYDVHAEALVRNPLLRREKWRVKKAELELIAAKNYLLPRLDFFGFYRWNGLGHDLLDPDNSRSNAYGSLTSGDFQDWELGMELQIPIGFRKELAAVRNAQLNLARERAILQEQELEISHQIAWVLREIDEYYTLAQTNYNRTVAAENEVRAVTAMYDAGTATLDLLLNAQQRRAEAEIQYYQALTKYMFAISHLHFRKGSLLEYNGVYLTEGPWPEKAYFDALRRARARDAGIYLNYGMTNPPVFSRGEYDQHAGRRDSDSGNPFTAEGENATESKTEPKGPEVLPAPKPQKSTGEEGPEVPPLPSTTRLSPRSDSGAKEGGSTLRIVKAPSVNSGSQGSQNTRVSHGRSYERVASQVSPGDLELRALGTHLQPGRSSAQRDVATHKAEGTLAQKNGVSEVEPVAWVGVSDDVPSTSKPANARNQSAEETPARVTAESWRAIKP from the coding sequence ATGAAGCTGCCGAGAGGCATGCTCACCGTGGTCTGCGGAATTGTGTTCGCCGGGATGCTCGGTTGCCGTCCGCAGCAACCGTTTTTCCTCCATGAAGACGGCGATCTTTCCCACTACGTCGATAAGGCCACGCAAATTGAATATCCGGACGTAGAAGCTAATTCCCTGGACGAAGTGCAAAAGGCGTTGCCACCATTTACGATTTCCAACAGTGAGGTCAAAGAGTACTGGGATCTTTCACTCGAAGAGGCGGCACGGATCGCGCTTCAAAACAGCAAGATCATCCGCAGTCTGAATCAACCGGACGTTGGTGCACCGCGTCTCCCTGAGACCACGCTCACTGTGGCTCCGGAAGGTACGGCATCGATTTACGACCCGGCGAGGCAGGAGACCAATCCTCGCACCGGTGTTGAAGCGGTGCTCGCCGAATTCGATGCTCAACTGAGTACCCGCTTGTTCTGGCAAAAACTGGACACCCCTCAAAACGTGGCAGGTTTTGTCACATTTTTTCGGCCATCGGCCTTTCGCCAGGACCTCGGCACGTTTCAGACGCAGTTGTCCAAGACTTACGCAACGGGCGGGACGTTCAGCATCAGTCACAATGTGGGCTACGAATGGAATAACGCCACGGCCAGCCGGGCCTGGCCCAGTCACTGGACAGCGAATCTTCAGGCAGAGTTCCGGCAACCGTTACTCCAGGGTGCGGGGGTGACGTTCAATCGGATTGCTGGTCCCAACACCATTCCCGGAGTGTACAACGGGGTGCTCATCGCGCGATTGGAAACGGATCAGCGGCTGGCGGAGTTTGAACAGTCGGTTTCGGAACTCCTCCTGGACGTGGAAAAGGCCTACTGGACCCTGTATCTCGCGTATCGCCAGCTCGACACGGTCATTGCCGGACGGGACGCCGCCCTCCAGACGTGGCGGCAGGTTCGGGCGAAGTACGAGGTTGGCGGTCGTGGAGGGAGTGCCCAGGAAGAGGCCCAGGCTCGTCAACAATACCTGGCCTTTCGCGCTGCGGTGGAACAGTCACTCAGCTCGCTCTACAAAGCGGAAAACAATCTCCGCTACCTGATGGGGCTTGCCGCCACCGATGGACGACTCATCAGGCCCAAAGACGAACCCACCCGGGCAAAGGTCCAGTTTGACTTTTACGATGTCCACGCCGAGGCCCTTGTCCGCAACCCGCTCCTTCGGCGGGAGAAATGGCGTGTGAAGAAAGCCGAGCTGGAGTTGATCGCGGCCAAGAATTACCTTCTCCCCCGCCTGGATTTCTTCGGGTTTTACCGATGGAACGGCCTGGGACATGACTTGCTCGATCCCGATAACAGCAGGTCCAACGCCTACGGATCGCTCACGTCGGGCGACTTCCAGGACTGGGAGCTGGGCATGGAGTTGCAGATTCCGATCGGTTTCCGGAAGGAACTTGCTGCTGTCCGCAACGCCCAGCTCAACCTTGCCCGGGAAAGAGCGATCCTCCAGGAGCAGGAGCTGGAAATCTCCCACCAGATTGCCTGGGTCTTGCGGGAAATCGACGAGTATTACACACTCGCCCAGACGAACTACAACCGAACGGTGGCCGCCGAAAACGAAGTCCGCGCGGTCACGGCGATGTACGATGCGGGGACGGCCACGCTGGATCTTCTGCTTAACGCGCAGCAGCGTCGAGCGGAAGCGGAAATTCAGTATTATCAGGCCCTCACCAAGTACATGTTCGCGATCAGCCATCTCCACTTTCGGAAGGGTTCCCTCCTGGAATACAACGGTGTGTATCTCACTGAGGGTCCCTGGCCGGAAAAAGCCTACTTCGACGCCCTTCGCCGGGCTCGGGCTCGCGATGCCGGAATCTATCTCAACTACGGCATGACCAATCCGCCGGTATTCAGCCGCGGGGAATATGATCAACATGCGGGGCGACGGGATTCGGACTCCGGTAATCCGTTCACTGCGGAGGGCGAAAACGCGACCGAATCCAAGACCGAGCCGAAGGGGCCCGAGGTGTTACCTGCTCCCAAGCCGCAGAAAAGCACCGGCGAAGAAGGCCCGGAGGTCCCACCTCTTCCATCCACGACCCGGCTCAGTCCCCGTTCTGATTCGGGTGCAAAAGAGGGTGGCTCCACCCTGCGCATCGTGAAGGCACCTTCGGTCAACTCGGGCTCGCAAGGGAGCCAGAACACAAGGGTATCCCATGGCAGGTCGTATGAGCGCGTTGCCTCGCAAGTTTCTCCCGGCGATCTAGAGTTGAGAGCGCTCGGCACGCATTTGCAGCCCGGCCGGTCATCGGCGCAGCGCGACGTGGCAACGCACAAAGCGGAGGGAACACTCGCGCAGAAGAACGGGGTAAGCGAGGTGGAACCGGTAGCCTGGGTGGGCGTATCGGACGACGTGCCCTCCACGAGCAAACCCGCGAATGCGCGGAACCAATCAGCCGAGGAGACACCGGCACGGGTGACCGCCGAATCCTGGCGGGCGATCAAACCCTGA
- a CDS encoding secondary thiamine-phosphate synthase enzyme YjbQ — protein sequence MDWVQREIELPRFGKGFHPITRHIVEALPELRQFQCGLLHVFLQHTSASLTINESADPDVAADLDRLLDHLVPEGFRYVHTVEGADDMPGHGKCSILGCSVLIPVRNGRLALGTWQGIFLCEHRRHNSGRRIVLTLFGHKSSD from the coding sequence ATGGATTGGGTTCAGCGAGAAATCGAGCTGCCCCGGTTTGGAAAAGGATTTCATCCCATCACCCGACATATTGTCGAAGCGCTCCCGGAGTTGCGGCAGTTTCAGTGCGGCCTTCTCCATGTGTTTCTTCAGCATACGTCGGCTTCCCTAACCATCAACGAATCTGCTGATCCCGACGTGGCGGCCGACCTCGATCGCCTTCTGGATCATCTCGTCCCGGAGGGCTTTCGGTATGTGCACACGGTGGAAGGTGCTGACGACATGCCTGGCCACGGCAAATGCTCGATTCTGGGCTGCAGTGTGCTCATCCCTGTTCGCAATGGTCGGCTGGCCCTGGGCACCTGGCAGGGGATCTTTCTCTGCGAACACCGCCGACACAATTCAGGGCGGCGGATCGTGCTGACACTGTTTGGCCACAAATCCTCTGACTGA